The Fundidesulfovibrio magnetotacticus genome has a window encoding:
- a CDS encoding hemolysin family protein, with amino-acid sequence MFELVLAIAVALVLSCFCSLSEAVLYSLRWSWIERMRAEGKRSGELLYQMRMSIDKPITAILTVNTMACAAGATVSGALAVGVLGEENLVWFTAAFSVMILVFGEILPKTVGVVYARPLGAVLAQPLRLMVAALTPVVWASGFLTRLVTGRAKGPDASEDDIRAMVRLTSKAGKINALEERSITNILALDTRTVRDAMTPRTVIFSLPSDMTVSEAREENPLWSHSRVPVYEEDDPENIVGVVLRRQVFEALASDQHDIRLASIMQPVQFVLDTMSLDKVLLNFIDGRTHLFVVLDEYGGVSGVITLEDVLEEILGKEIVDETDEVADMRDLARTRREKLLRDRAGMR; translated from the coding sequence ATGTTTGAACTCGTCCTGGCCATCGCCGTCGCCCTGGTGCTCTCCTGTTTCTGCTCGCTTTCGGAAGCGGTGCTCTATTCGTTGCGCTGGAGCTGGATCGAACGCATGCGCGCGGAAGGCAAGCGTTCGGGCGAACTACTCTACCAGATGCGCATGAGCATCGACAAACCCATCACCGCCATCCTCACCGTGAACACCATGGCCTGCGCCGCGGGCGCCACCGTGTCGGGCGCGCTGGCCGTGGGCGTGCTGGGCGAAGAGAACCTTGTCTGGTTCACCGCCGCCTTTTCCGTGATGATCCTGGTGTTCGGGGAAATCCTCCCCAAGACCGTGGGCGTGGTCTACGCCCGGCCCCTGGGGGCGGTGCTGGCCCAGCCCCTGCGCCTGATGGTGGCCGCGCTCACGCCCGTGGTGTGGGCCAGCGGTTTCCTCACGCGGCTGGTCACCGGGCGGGCCAAAGGCCCCGACGCCTCCGAGGACGACATCCGCGCCATGGTGCGCCTCACCAGCAAGGCCGGCAAGATCAACGCCCTGGAAGAGCGCTCCATCACCAACATCCTGGCGCTGGACACCCGCACCGTCCGCGACGCCATGACCCCGCGCACCGTGATCTTCTCGCTCCCCTCGGACATGACCGTCAGCGAGGCCCGCGAGGAAAACCCCCTGTGGTCGCACAGCCGCGTGCCCGTCTACGAGGAGGACGACCCCGAAAACATCGTGGGCGTGGTCCTGCGCCGCCAGGTGTTCGAGGCCCTGGCCAGCGACCAGCACGACATCAGGCTCGCCAGCATCATGCAGCCCGTACAGTTCGTGCTGGACACCATGAGCCTGGACAAGGTGCTGCTGAACTTCATCGACGGACGGACCCACCTCTTCGTGGTTCTCGACGAATACGGCGGCGTGAGCGGCGTGATCACCCTCGAGGACGTTCTGGAAGAGATTCTGGGCAAGGAAATCGTTGACGAGACCGACGAGGTCGCGGATATGAGGGACCTCGCGCGCACCCGGCGCGAAAAATTGCTGCGCGACAGGGCAGGC
- a CDS encoding substrate-binding domain-containing protein: protein MRRRALLAVCLSLWTLACLLPGPARAAGDPLDAFRGLSGELRVTGSDVGLVAAREAAERITAAHPGVTVSFTMTGAGVGLSRVRLRQADICLFDRSPRAVTGPGASLEFIPYGVDPVAVVVNSLNPVESLDTATLRKLFAGLVPLWSDAGGGAFPVMAAYMEASEEEGRPLTMPRTVSLSSQPALRFTLIRNKEILGFISVRDLDAAMKPVAVDGQAPTVRNFLEGRWRIYRVMHLAAARDAQPLARAFADYLRGPEGQAILERAGHVALARKPDWESALPVDQPDVLASGQ, encoded by the coding sequence ATGAGACGCCGCGCGCTTCTTGCGGTCTGCCTGTCCCTCTGGACCCTGGCCTGCCTTCTCCCCGGCCCGGCCCGTGCCGCCGGGGACCCCCTCGATGCCTTCAGGGGGCTCTCGGGCGAGTTGCGCGTAACCGGCAGCGACGTTGGCCTCGTGGCCGCGCGCGAGGCCGCCGAGCGCATCACCGCCGCACATCCCGGCGTGACCGTGAGCTTCACCATGACCGGGGCGGGCGTGGGTCTCTCCCGCGTGCGCCTGCGCCAGGCCGACATCTGCCTCTTCGACCGCAGCCCCCGGGCCGTCACCGGCCCCGGGGCCTCGCTGGAGTTCATCCCCTACGGGGTGGACCCGGTGGCCGTGGTGGTCAACTCTCTCAACCCCGTGGAATCGCTCGACACGGCCACGCTGCGCAAACTCTTCGCGGGGCTCGTGCCCCTCTGGAGCGACGCGGGCGGCGGCGCTTTCCCCGTGATGGCCGCCTACATGGAGGCTTCGGAAGAGGAGGGCAGGCCCCTGACCATGCCGCGCACAGTGAGCCTCTCCAGCCAGCCGGCGCTGCGCTTCACGCTCATCCGCAACAAGGAGATCCTGGGCTTCATCAGCGTGCGCGACCTGGACGCCGCCATGAAACCGGTGGCCGTGGACGGCCAGGCCCCCACGGTCCGCAATTTCCTGGAGGGACGATGGCGCATCTACCGCGTGATGCACCTGGCCGCGGCCCGGGACGCCCAGCCCCTCGCCCGGGCCTTCGCGGACTATCTGCGCGGCCCCGAAGGCCAGGCCATCCTGGAGCGCGCCGGGCACGTGGCCCTGGCCCGCAAGCCCGACTGGGAGAGCGCCCTGCCCGTGGACCAGCCGGATGTGCTGGCCTCGGGGCAGTGA
- a CDS encoding alginate O-acetyltransferase AlgX-related protein: MNHSPPGRRLIALCSSALFCLAIALPLSAQLLHFAPREKLGEATSTPFPEAALNPAGIQAVCRALTGGWLDKNFPFRGMLIRWHNFTSTSLFGSLSGNAPVVVGKEGWLYLAKDRGIDLEADHRSVAPLTAEDLDRLHAVYAERRAWLAERGIAYLVVIAPNKSSVYPEHLPASWDQAGRTSHLEQAVERFRRDGSVDLLDLREPLMQAKVGREVFYRTDSHWNAYGAFPSYQAIIERLAPRFPVLKPMREEDFIVQEYAHLGGDLSFMVGLEDLVLDNKVLFFARKPLKARGITPGAVRPGYVQPAQGSVREDASLPRAIFFHDSYFWELVPFLGEHFSRAVYVWVRPGLRGAKSLFDKELIEKERPDVVVEEIAERFFLQGTMPPREIKEGAE, encoded by the coding sequence GTGAACCACTCCCCCCCGGGCCGTCGCCTGATCGCCCTGTGCTCCTCGGCCCTGTTCTGCCTGGCCATCGCACTGCCGCTCTCGGCCCAGCTCCTGCATTTCGCGCCCCGCGAGAAGCTGGGCGAGGCCACCAGCACGCCTTTTCCCGAGGCCGCCCTGAACCCCGCAGGCATCCAGGCCGTCTGCCGCGCCCTCACGGGGGGGTGGCTCGACAAGAACTTCCCCTTCCGGGGCATGCTCATCCGCTGGCACAACTTCACATCCACCAGCCTCTTCGGCTCGCTCTCGGGCAACGCCCCCGTGGTGGTGGGCAAAGAAGGCTGGCTCTACCTTGCCAAGGACAGGGGCATCGACCTCGAAGCGGACCACAGGTCCGTGGCGCCCCTGACCGCGGAGGACCTGGACCGCCTGCACGCCGTCTACGCGGAACGCCGCGCCTGGCTGGCCGAGCGGGGCATCGCGTATCTGGTGGTGATCGCGCCCAACAAGAGCTCGGTCTACCCCGAGCACCTGCCCGCCTCCTGGGATCAGGCCGGGCGCACATCCCACCTGGAACAGGCCGTGGAGCGCTTCCGCCGGGACGGCTCCGTGGACCTGCTCGACCTGCGCGAACCCCTGATGCAGGCCAAGGTCGGCCGCGAGGTGTTCTACCGCACCGACAGCCATTGGAACGCGTACGGGGCCTTCCCCTCCTACCAGGCGATCATCGAGCGCCTCGCCCCGCGCTTCCCGGTCCTCAAGCCCATGCGGGAGGAGGACTTCATCGTCCAGGAATACGCCCACCTGGGGGGCGATCTTTCCTTCATGGTGGGGCTGGAGGACCTCGTGCTCGACAACAAAGTGCTGTTCTTCGCCAGGAAGCCCCTCAAGGCCAGGGGCATCACCCCCGGGGCCGTCCGGCCGGGCTATGTGCAGCCCGCCCAGGGCTCCGTGCGTGAAGACGCCTCCCTGCCGCGCGCCATCTTCTTCCACGACTCCTATTTCTGGGAACTGGTGCCCTTCCTTGGCGAGCACTTCAGCCGGGCCGTCTACGTCTGGGTGCGCCCGGGCCTGCGCGGGGCCAAAAGCCTTTTCGACAAGGAACTCATCGAAAAGGAGCGACCCGACGTGGTGGTGGAGGAGATCGCCGAGCGGTTCTTCCTGCAGGGGACAATGCCTCCCCGCGAGATCAAGGAGGGAGCGGAATGA
- the nadD gene encoding nicotinate (nicotinamide) nucleotide adenylyltransferase: MSPRLGVLGGTFNPVHVGHVRLALEMAEALGLDGVEIVPAARPPHKPEEGLLPFELRLRLLEMALGDLEGVRANSMEAGRPGPSYTVHTLEELARRRPGDELHFILGSGDLLTLHQWRDGHRLGDLAHLAVAGRDRHGRDAVADYLASRPELGYAPAGPGLWERASGRRLVLVDVPRLDISASFVRDRFRRGSNLRFLLPPAVERELARLRPRLLEIWRERAPSPSVKAHS, translated from the coding sequence GTGAGCCCTCGCCTGGGGGTGCTGGGCGGCACGTTCAACCCCGTGCACGTAGGGCATGTGCGCCTGGCCCTGGAAATGGCCGAGGCGCTCGGGCTGGACGGCGTGGAGATCGTGCCCGCCGCCAGGCCGCCCCACAAGCCCGAGGAGGGCCTTTTGCCCTTCGAACTGCGCCTGCGCCTGCTGGAGATGGCCCTGGGGGATCTCGAGGGCGTGCGCGCCAACTCCATGGAGGCCGGCCGCCCCGGTCCCTCCTACACCGTGCACACCCTGGAGGAGTTGGCCCGGCGGCGTCCCGGGGACGAGCTTCACTTCATCCTGGGATCGGGCGATCTGCTCACCCTGCACCAGTGGCGCGACGGCCACCGCCTGGGCGATCTGGCCCACCTGGCCGTGGCCGGGCGCGACCGCCACGGGCGCGACGCCGTGGCGGACTATCTGGCCTCGCGGCCGGAGCTTGGCTATGCCCCGGCCGGTCCCGGGCTCTGGGAGCGCGCCTCGGGCAGGCGGCTCGTCCTGGTGGACGTGCCCCGGCTTGACATCAGCGCCTCCTTTGTAAGAGACCGCTTCCGGCGCGGGTCCAACCTGCGCTTCCTGCTGCCCCCGGCGGTGGAGCGGGAGCTTGCGCGGCTTCGCCCGCGGTTGTTGGAAATCTGGCGCGAGCGCGCTCCATCTCCATCCGTGAAGGCTCATTCGTGA
- a CDS encoding glutamate-5-semialdehyde dehydrogenase yields the protein MNIQERMEALAREARQAARLMAKAPGRAKDAALTALAGLLESEAPAIAAENARDIAKAEASGMDAAKLDRLRLTPKVLASMAAACRDVAAMPDPVGAIETMWQRPNGLMVGRMRIPLGVVCMIYESRPNVTVDSAILCLKAGNAVVLRGGSEAFHSNMALASLVSRALVEAGLPGGAVGIVPVTDRAAVPILCKLDQYIDVMIPRGGESLIRSVVEAATMPVLKHYKGVCHLYVDECADLDNALAVVENAKCQRPGVCNALECLLVHEKAAPVLLPRLARSLGSHVEFRACEASLPLLGPSAKPAGPEDWGCEFLDYVLAVRQVCCMDEALDHIAAHGSNHTECILTADHARAMRFLREADASMVGVNCSTRFNDGGELGLGAEIGISTSKLHAYGPMGVKELTGSKFVVLGQGQVRT from the coding sequence ATGAACATTCAGGAGCGTATGGAGGCCCTGGCCCGCGAGGCCAGGCAGGCCGCGCGCCTCATGGCCAAGGCCCCTGGCAGGGCCAAGGACGCGGCACTGACCGCCCTGGCGGGGCTGTTGGAATCCGAAGCCCCGGCCATCGCGGCCGAGAACGCCCGGGACATCGCCAAGGCCGAGGCCTCCGGCATGGACGCCGCCAAGCTCGACCGCCTGCGCCTGACCCCCAAGGTGCTCGCCTCCATGGCCGCCGCCTGCCGCGACGTGGCCGCCATGCCCGACCCCGTGGGCGCCATCGAGACCATGTGGCAGCGACCCAACGGGCTCATGGTGGGCAGGATGCGCATCCCCTTGGGCGTGGTGTGCATGATCTACGAGTCGCGCCCCAACGTCACGGTGGATTCGGCCATCCTCTGCCTCAAGGCGGGCAACGCCGTGGTGCTGCGCGGCGGCTCGGAGGCCTTCCACTCCAACATGGCCCTGGCCTCCCTGGTGAGCCGCGCCCTGGTTGAGGCCGGGCTGCCCGGCGGCGCGGTGGGCATCGTGCCCGTCACCGACCGCGCGGCCGTGCCCATCCTGTGCAAGCTCGACCAGTACATCGACGTGATGATCCCCCGGGGCGGGGAGAGCCTCATCCGCTCCGTGGTGGAGGCGGCCACCATGCCCGTGCTCAAGCACTACAAGGGCGTATGCCACCTCTATGTGGACGAATGCGCCGACCTGGACAACGCCCTGGCCGTGGTGGAAAACGCCAAATGCCAGCGTCCCGGCGTGTGCAACGCCCTGGAGTGCCTGCTGGTGCACGAGAAGGCCGCCCCCGTGCTGCTGCCCCGTCTGGCCCGATCCCTGGGCTCGCACGTGGAGTTCCGCGCCTGCGAGGCCTCTCTGCCGCTGCTCGGCCCCTCCGCCAAGCCCGCCGGTCCCGAGGACTGGGGCTGCGAATTCCTGGACTACGTGCTCGCCGTGCGCCAGGTCTGCTGCATGGACGAAGCCCTGGACCACATCGCCGCCCACGGCTCCAACCATACGGAATGCATCCTCACCGCGGACCACGCCCGGGCCATGCGCTTCCTGCGCGAGGCCGACGCCTCCATGGTGGGCGTGAACTGCTCCACGCGCTTCAACGACGGCGGAGAGCTGGGCCTCGGCGCTGAGATAGGCATCAGCACCTCCAAACTGCACGCCTACGGCCCCATGGGCGTCAAGGAACTCACGGGTTCCAAGTTCGTGGTGCTGGGGCAGGGGCAGGTGAGGACGTAG
- a CDS encoding tetratricopeptide repeat protein codes for MADISFDRGGQDNPLASFLGNNWRTLIAAVVAALLAVGGYAAYTSYAKKAKAQAENDLGAIIASKTGPERLSALEAYVKTAPASTKDAALLELARTAAEQGNHAKAAEAWNQLALAAPGGVKDLAVLGQASALAQAGDKAQAVKLLADFMPKAPKAFQPLVARQLAAVAEDAQAWTEALAAYERLREAAEGGNKALFEAKITEIKAKTK; via the coding sequence ATGGCAGACATCTCCTTCGACCGCGGCGGGCAGGACAACCCCCTGGCCTCCTTCCTGGGCAACAACTGGCGCACCCTGATCGCCGCTGTCGTGGCGGCCCTGCTGGCCGTAGGCGGCTACGCGGCCTACACTTCCTACGCCAAGAAGGCCAAGGCCCAGGCCGAGAACGACCTTGGCGCAATCATCGCCTCCAAGACCGGCCCCGAGCGCCTGAGCGCCCTGGAGGCCTACGTGAAGACCGCTCCGGCCTCCACCAAGGACGCCGCGCTTCTGGAACTGGCCCGCACCGCCGCCGAGCAGGGCAACCACGCCAAGGCCGCCGAGGCCTGGAACCAGCTCGCTCTGGCCGCGCCCGGCGGCGTTAAGGACCTGGCCGTGCTCGGGCAGGCCTCCGCCCTGGCCCAGGCCGGCGACAAGGCCCAGGCCGTGAAGCTCCTGGCGGACTTCATGCCCAAGGCCCCCAAGGCCTTCCAGCCCCTGGTGGCCCGCCAGCTGGCCGCCGTGGCCGAGGACGCCCAGGCCTGGACCGAGGCCCTGGCCGCCTACGAACGCCTGCGCGAGGCCGCCGAGGGCGGCAACAAGGCCCTGTTCGAGGCGAAGATCACCGAGATCAAGGCCAAGACCAAATAA
- the iorA gene encoding indolepyruvate ferredoxin oxidoreductase subunit alpha — protein MPSPLLAQTPGETLLLLGNEAIVRGALEGGVGFVSCYPGTPSSEVPDTFFRMSRDGDYRFEYSTNEKVALEVGAGAALAGTPTLVTMKHVGVNVAADPLLTLSYITAPGGLVLLSADDPGCHSSQNEQDNRHYARLAGLPCFEPATAQECKDMTRDALLLAQRTGQPVLLRTTTRVNHVRGPVTLGSLPAQKTRKEFARNLQQYVPIPAHSRVQHRQLLDRLAAIGREAEASPWNKVSGQGTLGVIASGVTRCYLRDALLEEGIEGSVKVLDLGLSYPMPDGLLLSFMEGLEKVLVLEELDPLVEEHVRALAQRKGISIEVLGKGEALPLWGEYSTQMVRQALRQALGRQSHAPQHCAPEGGLAMRPPNLCAGCSHRSAYYTVREVFGDEAFYSSDIGCYTLGLLPPLSMADFLLCMGSSVSTGSGFASASGRTTIGFIGDSTFFHSGVTGLINAVHNDHDILVVVLDNRTTAMTGHQPHPGVDATALGPNPRKVEIEPLVKACGVEHVITVSPLNHKASRKALEAMKALKGPRVIIFQDPCVIHERRTTGKGKPQVAVAAESGQGCLDVLNSLACPAFVKEDGQVRVDEELCSGCMYCLQLDKSFKAKKRGA, from the coding sequence ATGCCCAGTCCCCTGCTGGCACAGACCCCCGGCGAGACGCTGCTCCTGCTCGGCAACGAGGCCATCGTGCGCGGCGCGCTCGAAGGCGGCGTCGGCTTCGTGAGCTGCTACCCCGGCACGCCCTCCTCCGAGGTGCCCGACACCTTCTTCCGCATGAGCCGCGACGGCGACTACCGCTTCGAATACTCCACCAACGAAAAGGTGGCCCTGGAAGTGGGCGCGGGCGCGGCCCTGGCCGGAACGCCCACCCTGGTGACCATGAAGCACGTGGGCGTCAACGTGGCGGCGGACCCGCTGCTCACGCTCTCCTACATCACAGCGCCGGGGGGCCTGGTGCTCCTCTCCGCCGACGACCCGGGCTGCCACTCCAGCCAGAACGAGCAGGACAACCGCCACTACGCCCGTCTGGCGGGACTGCCCTGTTTCGAGCCCGCCACGGCCCAGGAATGCAAGGACATGACCCGCGACGCCCTGCTCCTGGCCCAGCGCACCGGACAGCCGGTGCTCCTGCGCACCACCACGCGCGTCAACCACGTGCGCGGGCCGGTCACCCTGGGCTCGCTGCCCGCCCAGAAGACCCGCAAGGAGTTCGCGCGCAATCTCCAGCAGTACGTGCCCATCCCGGCCCATTCCCGGGTGCAGCACCGCCAGCTCCTGGACCGCCTGGCCGCCATCGGCCGCGAGGCCGAGGCCTCGCCCTGGAACAAGGTCTCGGGCCAGGGGACTCTGGGCGTCATCGCCTCGGGCGTCACCCGCTGCTACCTGCGCGACGCCCTCCTTGAGGAGGGCATCGAGGGCTCGGTGAAGGTGCTGGACCTGGGCCTGAGCTACCCCATGCCCGACGGCCTGCTCCTTTCCTTCATGGAAGGGCTCGAAAAGGTGCTCGTCCTGGAGGAGCTGGACCCGCTGGTGGAAGAGCACGTGCGCGCCCTGGCGCAGCGCAAGGGCATCTCCATCGAGGTGCTGGGCAAGGGCGAGGCGCTGCCGCTCTGGGGCGAATACTCCACCCAGATGGTGCGCCAGGCCCTGCGCCAGGCGCTGGGACGCCAGAGCCACGCTCCGCAGCACTGCGCCCCCGAGGGCGGGCTGGCCATGCGCCCGCCCAACCTCTGCGCGGGCTGTTCGCACCGCTCGGCCTACTACACCGTACGCGAGGTCTTCGGGGACGAGGCCTTCTACTCCTCCGACATCGGCTGCTACACCCTCGGGCTCCTGCCGCCGCTCTCCATGGCCGACTTCCTGCTCTGCATGGGATCGAGCGTCTCCACCGGATCGGGCTTCGCCTCGGCCTCCGGCAGGACCACCATCGGCTTCATCGGGGACTCCACCTTCTTCCACTCCGGCGTCACCGGCCTGATCAACGCCGTCCACAACGACCACGACATCCTCGTGGTGGTCCTTGACAACCGCACCACCGCCATGACCGGCCACCAGCCCCACCCGGGCGTGGACGCCACGGCGCTCGGCCCCAACCCCCGCAAGGTGGAGATCGAGCCCCTGGTGAAGGCCTGCGGCGTGGAGCACGTGATCACCGTGTCGCCCCTGAACCACAAGGCCTCGCGCAAGGCCCTGGAGGCCATGAAGGCCCTCAAGGGACCGCGCGTGATCATCTTCCAGGACCCTTGCGTCATCCACGAGCGCCGCACCACCGGCAAGGGCAAGCCCCAGGTGGCCGTGGCGGCCGAGTCCGGCCAGGGTTGCCTGGACGTGCTGAACTCCCTGGCCTGCCCTGCCTTCGTCAAGGAGGACGGCCAGGTGCGCGTGGACGAAGAACTCTGCTCGGGCTGCATGTACTGCCTGCAGCTGGACAAATCCTTCAAGGCCAAGAAAAGGGGCGCCTAG
- a CDS encoding indolepyruvate oxidoreductase subunit beta: MQRARIFFTGVGGQGTLTATKLVSLTALDEGLPVTSGEIHGMAQRGGVVESTVLVGYMSPKITHGEADLLLGFELLETLRALCYLKPGGVVVSNSQALPPLSVATGKAAYPELEAVRAKAQAAASKALFVPCRTLAEQAGSAQSANTVLLGAACAVGALPFGMEALERSVRKYLKPALAETNLKALALGAGAAQS; encoded by the coding sequence ATGCAGCGCGCGCGTATCTTCTTCACCGGCGTGGGCGGACAGGGCACCCTGACCGCCACCAAGCTCGTCTCGCTCACGGCCCTGGACGAGGGCCTGCCCGTCACCAGCGGCGAGATCCACGGCATGGCCCAGCGCGGCGGCGTGGTGGAATCCACGGTGCTCGTGGGCTACATGAGCCCCAAGATCACCCACGGCGAGGCGGACCTCCTGCTGGGCTTCGAGCTCCTGGAGACCCTCAGGGCGCTGTGTTACCTCAAGCCCGGCGGCGTGGTGGTCTCCAATTCCCAGGCCCTGCCCCCGCTCTCCGTGGCCACGGGCAAGGCCGCCTATCCGGAGCTGGAGGCCGTGCGGGCCAAAGCCCAGGCGGCCGCCTCCAAAGCCCTCTTCGTGCCCTGCCGCACGCTGGCCGAACAGGCCGGATCGGCCCAGAGCGCCAACACGGTGCTCCTGGGCGCGGCCTGCGCCGTGGGCGCGCTGCCCTTCGGCATGGAGGCCCTGGAGCGCTCGGTGCGCAAGTATCTCAAGCCCGCCCTGGCGGAAACAAACCTCAAAGCCCTGGCGCTGGGGGCCGGGGCCGCGCAGTCCTGA
- a CDS encoding sigma-54-dependent Fis family transcriptional regulator — MGPLSFHSGEGLSQRFLTAMRAMLDEAVPTRPARDCLDAMLARLVETMSYHRAYLELLDVPMPNQRLSLSRGQEAFFGAPQGPGPLATGQVMATRQSVIIENMADHPDFYGRPASDLENLCFICVPVLVPGSRSEGRAESMGALCADVPKAPPVFLERQRDFMMAAASVFAITAQRLRDELYKPRSKPRPEPQAVAEAQRKHKVVAVSKSMRLVLRQVDQAAQNDSPVLLLGEEGTGKEYLAKALHNQSARRRRPFLRLVCSAEPPEAIERALYGVQKGEAAGSTQSRRGQLELAQGGTLYIEDVEELTLAAQQRLLRFLQEGSATRFGADQPLKLDVRIVAGSRANLEDMVSSGEFLEDLYYALAVVSIYVPPLRDRAGDVLPLAEFFLEEFARSLGREFKRISTPAIDLISQYHWPDNVRELHSCMERAFLQTEDGVIRAYHLPPTLQTAESSNTEATLSFGEAVDQFERELLIEALKKAKGNMFQAAKDLRESYRIINYKVKKHGIDPKRYTPGKRK; from the coding sequence ATGGGCCCCCTGAGCTTCCATTCGGGCGAGGGTCTTTCCCAGAGGTTCCTCACGGCCATGCGCGCCATGCTCGACGAGGCCGTGCCCACAAGGCCCGCCAGGGACTGCCTGGACGCCATGCTGGCCCGGCTCGTGGAGACCATGTCCTACCACAGGGCCTACCTGGAGCTGCTCGACGTGCCCATGCCCAACCAGCGCCTCTCGCTCTCGCGGGGGCAGGAGGCCTTCTTCGGCGCGCCCCAGGGGCCAGGCCCCCTGGCCACGGGGCAGGTGATGGCCACGCGGCAGTCCGTGATCATCGAAAACATGGCCGACCACCCGGACTTCTACGGACGCCCCGCCAGCGACCTGGAGAACCTCTGCTTCATCTGCGTGCCCGTGCTGGTGCCCGGCAGCCGCAGCGAAGGCCGGGCCGAGTCCATGGGCGCTTTGTGCGCCGACGTGCCCAAGGCCCCGCCCGTGTTCCTGGAGCGCCAGCGCGACTTCATGATGGCCGCGGCCAGCGTGTTCGCCATCACGGCCCAGCGCCTGCGCGACGAGCTCTACAAGCCGCGCTCCAAGCCCCGCCCCGAGCCCCAGGCCGTGGCCGAGGCCCAGCGCAAGCACAAGGTGGTAGCCGTCTCCAAAAGCATGCGCCTGGTGCTGCGCCAGGTGGACCAGGCCGCCCAGAACGACTCCCCCGTGCTGCTCCTGGGCGAAGAGGGCACGGGCAAGGAATACCTGGCCAAGGCCCTGCACAACCAGAGCGCCCGGCGCAGGCGTCCCTTCCTGCGCCTGGTCTGCTCCGCCGAGCCGCCCGAGGCCATCGAGCGCGCCCTCTACGGCGTCCAGAAGGGCGAGGCCGCCGGGTCCACCCAGTCGCGGCGCGGCCAGCTGGAGCTTGCCCAGGGCGGCACGCTCTACATCGAGGACGTGGAGGAGCTGACCCTGGCCGCCCAGCAGCGCCTGCTGCGCTTTCTCCAGGAGGGATCGGCCACCCGCTTCGGGGCCGACCAGCCCCTGAAGCTCGACGTGCGCATCGTGGCCGGAAGCCGCGCCAACCTGGAAGACATGGTGAGCTCCGGCGAATTCCTGGAAGACCTCTACTACGCCCTGGCCGTGGTCTCCATCTACGTCCCGCCCCTGCGCGACCGCGCGGGCGACGTGCTCCCCCTGGCCGAATTCTTCCTGGAGGAGTTCGCCCGTTCCCTGGGCCGGGAGTTCAAGCGCATCTCCACCCCGGCCATCGACCTGATCAGCCAGTACCACTGGCCCGACAACGTGCGCGAGCTGCACTCCTGCATGGAGCGCGCCTTCCTGCAGACCGAGGACGGCGTGATCCGCGCCTACCACCTGCCCCCCACGCTCCAGACCGCCGAAAGCTCCAACACCGAGGCCACCCTCTCCTTCGGCGAGGCCGTGGACCAGTTCGAGCGCGAGCTGCTCATCGAGGCCCTCAAAAAGGCCAAGGGCAACATGTTCCAGGCCGCCAAGGACCTGCGCGAGAGCTACCGCATCATCAACTACAAGGTGAAGAAGCACGGCATCGACCCCAAGCGCTACACCCCCGGCAAGCGCAAATAG
- a CDS encoding saposin domain-containing protein, with product MKRAFPMFPLALALAAALVLTGESARAQGGYLECTACQLVLGLVQASMGDADALAVDASRQCSLLAPADRAACEAFYASMGPKFLKAFRERLKKGETLEGVCRAMSYCR from the coding sequence ATGAAACGCGCCTTCCCGATGTTTCCCCTCGCGCTGGCCCTGGCGGCCGCGCTCGTTCTGACCGGGGAGTCGGCGCGCGCCCAGGGGGGCTACCTGGAGTGCACGGCCTGCCAGCTTGTGCTTGGCCTCGTGCAGGCCTCCATGGGCGACGCCGACGCCCTGGCGGTGGACGCCTCGCGCCAGTGTTCCCTGTTGGCCCCGGCGGATCGCGCTGCCTGCGAGGCCTTCTACGCCTCCATGGGCCCCAAGTTCCTCAAGGCCTTCCGGGAGCGCCTGAAAAAGGGGGAGACCCTGGAGGGCGTCTGCCGCGCCATGAGCTACTGCCGCTGA